A genomic region of Pelodiscus sinensis isolate JC-2024 chromosome 19, ASM4963464v1, whole genome shotgun sequence contains the following coding sequences:
- the MAN2B1 gene encoding lysosomal alpha-mannosidase encodes MGLPVGLILGALGLLGPAAGCGYESCPATKPDMLNVHLIPHTHNDVGWLKTVDQYFYGARNDIQHAGVQYILDSVVPQLLADPAKRFIYVEVAFFYRWWQLQAEPMRQAVRQLVNEGRLEFINGGWCMNDEAAAHYNAMIDQMTLGLRFLQETFGECGRPRAAWHIDPFGHSREQASLFAQMGFDGFFFGRLDYQDKANREKLREMEQIWRASVNLRPPTADLFTGVLPNGYNPPLSLCWDQFCSDSPIVDDVSDENNVASLVVYFLRTAAAQAKLYRTNHIVMTMGSDFQYENANLWYKNMDKLIKHVNAQQLNGSLVHVLYSTPTCYLWALNRANLSWSLKYDDFFPYADGPHQFWTGYFTSRPAFKRYERLSNNFLQVCNQLEALAGPVARKGPYGEGDSTVLRRAMAVAQHHDAVSGTEKQHVANDYAKRLAAGWDTCQVLVSNALASLSGSKENFIYCHYLNISVCPLTESSGTFLVILYNPLGRPVSWTVRLPVSGASYAVTDPSGQTVPNEVVPVSNFTRQVRRDRGDAARELLFPASAPALGYSTYTISKTAAGDPRSRLAKRLRKQPQPQPQVDAWSPGEIQNEHVRVLFNPVTGLLREIRNLDKSLSLPVSQNFFWYKASIGNDDSAQASGAYIFRPNRSEPFRVATVARTYLVKNKLVQEVYQNFSSWCSQVVRLYEGQAYVELEWTVGPIPINDGLGKEIISRFETPLRTDGRFYTDANGREILERRRDYRATWNLSQTEPVAGNYYPVNSRIYIKDKKFQLTVLTDRSQGGSSVTDGSMELMVHRRLLYDDNRGVGEPLLEPGVYRDGLVVRGRHLVFLDTVESSADRHRLQAQQEFMAPQLVLAPGGGPPFHRGQRSLTQFSALSQALPPNLHLLTLAQWDPSSLLIRLEHQFERGESANGSQPITLDLLHLFSSSSFTITSLQEMNLVANQKRDAMSRLSWRPVTGPARRRPYPLLDPQSVTLEPMEIRTFLATVQYPPPRAGQAEL; translated from the exons ATGGGGCTGCCCGTGGGGCTGATCCTGGGcgccctggggctgctggggcccGCAGCGGGCTGCGGCTACGAG TCCTGCCCGGCCACTAAACCAGACATGCTGAATGTCCATTTGATCCCTCACACGCACAATGACGTGGGCTGGCTGAAGACGGTGGATCAGTATTTTTATGGAG CGCGCAACGACATCCAGCACGCGGGGGTGCAGTACATCCTGGACTCCGTCGTCCCCCAGCTGCTGGCCGACCCCGCCAAGCGCTTTATCTACGTCGAGGTGGCCTTCTTCTACCGCTGGTGGCAGCTGCAGGCGGAGCCCATGCGGCAGGCGGTGCGGCAGCTGGTCAACGAGG GGCGGCTGGAGTTCATCAACGGTGGCTGGTGCATGAACGACGAGGCGGCGGCCCACTACAACGCCATGATCGACCAGATGACGCTGGGGCTGCGcttcctgcaggagaccttcGGGGAGTGCGGCCGGCCCCGCGCCGCCTGGCACATCGACCCCTTCGGCCACTCCCGCGAGCAGGCCTCCCTCTTCGCCCAG ATGGGCTTCGACGGCTTCTTCTTCGGCCGCCTCGATTACCAGGACAAAGCCAACCGGGAGAAGCTGCGGGAGATGGAGCAGATCTGGAGAGCCAGCGTCAACCTGCGGCCCCCCACGGCCGACCTCTTCACGG gtgtCCTCCCCAACGGCTACAACCCGCCTCTGTCCCTCTGCTGGGACCAGTTCTGCTCCGACAGCCCCATCGTGGACGACGTGAGTGACGAGAACAACGTGGCCAGCCTGGTGGTGTATTTCCTGAGAACCGCGGCTGCCCAG GCCAAGCTGTACCGCACCAACCACATCGTCATGACGATGGGCTCGGATTTCCAGTACGAGAACGCCAACCTGTGGTACAAGAACATGGACAAGCTCATCAAACACGTCAACGcgcag CAACTCAACGGGAGCCTGGTTCACGTGCTCTACTCCACCCCCACCTGCTACCTGTGGGCACTCAACAGAGCCAATCTGTCCTG GTCCCTCAAATACGACGATTTCTTCCCTTACGCTGACGGGCCGCATCAGTTCTGGACGGGCTATTTCACCAGCCGCCCGGCCTTCAAGCGCTACGAACGGCTCAGCAACAACTTCCTCCAG GTTTGCAACCAGCTGGAAGCGTTGGCCGGTCCAGTGGCGAGGAAGGGCCCCTACGGGGAAGGAGACAGCACCGTGCTCC GCCGGGCCATGGCAGTGGCGCAGCATCACGACGCTGTGAGCGGGACGGAGAAGCAGCACGTGGCTAACGACTACGCCAAACGCCTGGCCGCCGGCTGGGACACCTGCCAG GTCCTGGTCAGTAACGCCCTGGCCTCCCTCAGCGGCAGCAAGGAGAACTTCATCTATTGCCACTACCTCAATATCAGCGTGTGCCCCCTGACCGAGTCCAGCGGCACG TTCCTGGTGATCCTCTACAACCCGCTGGGCCGGCCCGTGAGCTGGACCGTCCGGCTGCCGGTGAGCGGAGCCTCGTACGCGGTGACGGATCCCAGCGGCCAGACGGTGCCGAACGAG GTCGTCCCCGTCTCAAACTTCACCCGGCAGGTGCGGCGAGACCGGGGGGACGCCGCCCGCGAGTTGCTCTTCCCAGCCTCGGCGCCTGCCCTGGGCTACAGCACCTACACCATCTCGAAAACGGCAGCTGGGGACCCGCGCTCCAGGCTGGCCAAGCGGCTCCggaagcagccccagccccagccccaggtggACGCCTGGTCCCCCGGCGAGATCCAGAACGAG cacGTCCGGGTGCTGTTCAACCCGGTCACCGGGCTCCTGAGAGAGATTCGGAACCTGGACAAGAGCCTGTCGCTGCCGGTGTCTCAGAACTTCTTCTG GTACAAAGCCAGCATCGGCAACGACGACAGTGCCCAGGCCTCGGGGGCGTATATTTTCCGGCCCAACCGCTCTGAGCCCTTCCGCGTGGCTACAGTAGCTCGCACCTACTTGGTGAAG AACAAGCTGGTGCAGGAGGTTTACCAGAACTTCTCCTCGTGGTGCTCGCAGGTGGTTCGACTCTACGAGGGGCAGGCCTATGTGGAGCTGGAGTGGACGGTGGGGCCGATCCCTATAAA CGACGGGCTGGGCAAGGAAATCATCAGCCGCTTCGAGACGCCCCTGCGGACGGACGGACGCTTCTACACGGATGCCAACGGGCGGGAGATTCTGGAGCGGAG GAGGGATTATCGGGCCACCTGGAACCTGAGCCAGACGGAGCCGGTGGCTGGGAACTACTATCCTGTCAACAGTCGCATCTATATCAAG GACAAGAAGTTCCAGCTGACGGTGCTGACGGATCGCTCGCAGGGGGGCAGCAGCGTGACTGACGGCTCCATGGAGCTCATG gtgcatcGGCGGCTGCTCTATGACGACAACcgcggggtgggggagcccctgctGGAGCCGGGGGTTTACCGCGACGGCCTGGTGGTGCGGGGCCGGCACCTCGTCTTCCTGGACACGGTGGAGTCGTCGGCCGATCGGCACCGGCTGCAGGCCCAGCAGGAGTTCATGGCGCCCCAGCTGGTCCTGGCACCTGGAGGGGGCCCTCCCTTCCACCGGGGGCAGCGCAGCCTCACGCAG TTCTCTGCTCTGAGCCAAGCACTTCCCCCCAACCTCCATCTCCTGACGCTGGCCCAGTGggaccccagctccctcctcattCGCCTGGAGCATCAGTTTGAGAGAGGGGAGAGCGCCAACGGCTCCCAGCCCATCACCCTCGACCTGCTG cacctgttctcctcttcctccttcaccATCACCTCCCTGCAGGAAATGAACCTGGTGGCCAACCAGAAGCGAGATGCCATGAGCCGGCTCAGCTGGAGGCCGGTCACAG GTCCAGCCAGGCGCCGGCCCTACCCGCTGCTGGACCCCCAGAGCGTCACGCTGGAGCCGATGGAGATCCGCACCTTCCTGGCTACCGTCCAGTATCCACCGCCCAGGGCGGGCCAGGCTGAGCTGTAg